A genome region from Scomber japonicus isolate fScoJap1 chromosome 15, fScoJap1.pri, whole genome shotgun sequence includes the following:
- the LOC128374531 gene encoding gastrula zinc finger protein XlCGF57.1-like, whose product MLAGGADVQQTESQLELLRVSVHERIIAAAEDFLLQVEKGEEPSEIPLRALLTERLTAAAEEIVGLLEETVAEYEDRVERSEREICRQRRLLDAVLKPEVKLLRADVQQLLESKEEKKKTSSLDQQDPDPPHIKEEQEEVWTSQEGDQLQGLEEVDITKFIFTPVPVKSEDDEEKPQSSHLHQRLTEEIKTEADGEDCGGSEPDRNSHPDTHLLPDPDDKTPDMSVAEIEVSCDDWEETRSQSGLNSLEKKQVPVSSMKFNSPDKPFSCTQCGNRFADRHELKNHTCTGESQLHQSHTEPPACRSADGEDCGGSEPDRNSHLDTDDDTSDSSEPDDRMETSGHNLKTHMKTHAGEKPFSCSFCDKGFTQKGYLANHMSVHTEEKRFLYCVCGKRFAWRYNLKNHKCAGESSELHPSQTSKNREAEPPASCSKSSNTNKLQIEVIADVSKETKKRQSDCPRGNHILESESAGNAVERPFSCPECEKRFRRKKNLQEHMRIHTGEKPYGCSVCMKYFSCSGSLRKHLRIHTGEKPFICSVCGNRFTENFTFAFSLTHLVHLPEIGLTSCYDL is encoded by the exons ATGTTGGCGGGTGGAGCAGACgtccagcagacagagagcCAGCTGGAG CTGCTGCGGGTGTCGGTACATGAGCGGATcattgctgctgctgaagactTTCTGCTGCAGgtggaaaaaggagaagaacCGTCAGAAATCCCGCTGAGAGCGCTGCTCACCGAGCGGCTAACGGCGGCTGCGGAGGAGATCGTCGGTCTGTTGGAGGAAACCGTGGCGGAGTACGAAGACAGAGTGGAGAGATCAGAGCGGGAGATCTGCCGCCAGAGGAGGCTGCTCGATGCTGTGCTGAAGCCCGAAGTCAAGCTGCTCAGAGCCG ATGTCCAGCAGCTGTTGGAGagtaaagaagagaaaaagaagaccTCCAGTCTGGACCAGCAGGACCCAGATCCTCCACACattaaagaggaacaggaggaagtctggaccagtcaggagggagaTCAGCTTCAAGGACTGGAGGAGGTTGATATCACCAAGTTCATATTCACTCCTGTTCCTGTGAagagtgaagatgatgaagagaaacCTCAGTCCTCACATCTTCATCAAAGACTAACTGAGGAGAtaaaaacagaagctgatggAGAGGACTGTGGAGGATCAGAACCAGACAGGAACTCACATCCAGATACACATTTACTACCTGATCCTGATGACAAGACTCCAGACATGTCTGTAGCTGAGATTGAAGTTAGTTGTGATGACTGGGAGGAGACCAGATCTCAGTCAGGTTTAAACTCTCTGGAAAAGAAACAAGTCCCTGTCAGCAGTATGAAGTTTAATTCTCCTGACAAACCATTCAGCTGTACTCAGTGTGGTAACAG ATTTGCTGACCGTCATGAGCTCAAGAACCACACGTGTACTGGTGAATCACAACTTCATCAAAGCCACACTGAGCCTCCAGCCTGCAGGTCAGCTGATGGAGAGGACTGTGGAGGATCAGAACCAGACAGGAACTCACATCTAGATACTGATGATGACACTTCAGACTCTTCTGAACCTGATGATCGGATGGAGACCAGTGGAC ACAATCTAAAGACACACATGAAGACTCACGCAGGAGAGAAACCGTTCAGCTGCTCATTTTGTGATAAAGGCTTTACACAGAAGGGATACCTGGCCAATCACATGTCCGTCCACACAGAGGAGAAACGTTTCCTGTACTGTGTTTGTGGTAAAAGGTTTGCTTGGCGTTACAACCTCAAGAACCACAAGTGTGCTGGTGAGTCCTCCGAGCTCCATCCCAGTCAGACCTCGAAGAACAGAGAGGCAGAGCCGCCGGCCAGCTGCTCAAAAAGCTCAAACACTAATAAACTTCAGATTGAAGTCATTGCTGATGTTTCCAAGGAGACCAAGAAACGTCAGTCAGACTGTCCACGGGGTAATCACATCCTGGAAAGTGAAAGTGCAGGAAATGCTGTAGAGAGACCGTTCAGCTGTCCTGAGTGTGAGAAAAGATTTCGCCGCAAGAAAAATCTGCAGGAGCACATGAGAATCCATACAGGAGAAAAACCTTATGGTTGTTCAGTTTGTATGAAATACTTTTCATGCAGCGGATCACTAAGAAAACACCTGAGGATCCACACCGGAGAGAAACCCTTCATCTGCTCCGTGTGTGGGAACCGCTTCACTGAAA aCTTCACCTTTGCCTTCTCCCTGACACATTTAGTTCACCTCCCTGAGATTGGACTGACTTCCTGTTATGACCTGTAA
- the LOC128374532 gene encoding zinc finger protein 2-like, whose protein sequence is MCSVQLLRVSVHERIIAAAEDFLLQVEKGEEPSEIPLRALLTERLTAAAEEIVGLLEETVAEYEDRVERSEREICRQRRLLDAVLKPEVKLLRAECPAEVQQLLETKEEVLHEQEWSSSLDQEDPDPPRIKEEEEEVCTSQEGDQLQGLEEVDITKFTFTPVPVKSEDDEEKPQSSHLHQTLTDQMETEADGEDCGGSEPDRNSHPDRHLQPVSDDNSPDSTETDDSDCDWTETNEGQSGFEGPKNSEAPENDIGSPTKERPFPCSYCGKRFSLKGNLNRHIRDHTGERPFPCSGCDKSFKDSGSLTAHMRCHTGEQPYSCLFCGKNFSGRGNMTRHMRIHTGEKPYTCSVCSKSFHVKEHLNRHMKYHTGEKPFSCSVCGKGCAQKTDLKKHMRVHTGEKPYSCPFCGKCCAEKGDLTKHMRVHTGEKPFSCNICGKSCAQKGSLKIHMRVHTGEKPFSCSVCSKRFTVTGHLKRHMKLHTADSQVTKSADPSGKVNHEVDTEPANSQEER, encoded by the exons ATGTGCTCGGTGCAGCTGCTGCGGGTGTCGGTACATGAGCGGATcattgctgctgctgaagactTTCTGCTGCAGgtggaaaaaggagaagaacCGTCAGAAATCCCGCTGAGAGCGCTGCTCACCGAGCGGCTAACGGCGGCTGCGGAGGAGATCGTCGGTCTGTTGGAGGAAACCGTGGCGGAGTACGAAGACAGAGTGGAGAGATCAGAGCGGGAGATCTGCCGCCAGAGGAGGCTGCTCGATGCTGTGCTGAAGCCCGAAGTCAAGCTGCTCAGAGCCG AGTGTCCTGCAGAAGTCCAGCAGCTGTTGGAGACTAAAGAAGAGGTTCTCCATGAACAGGAGTGGAGCTCCAGTCTGGACCAGGAGGACCCAGATCCTCCACGCattaaagaggaagaggaggaagtctGCACCAGTCAGGAGGGAGATCAGCTTCAAGGACTGGAGGAGGTTGATATCACCAAGTTTACTTTCACTCCTGTTCCTGTGAagagtgaagatgatgaagagaaacCTCAGTCCTCACATCTTCATCAAACACTAACTGATCAGATGGAAACAGAAGCTGATGGAGAGGACTGTGGAGGATCAGAACCAGACAGGAACTCACATCCAGACAGACACTTACAACCAGTTAGTGATGACAACTCTCCAGACTCTACGGAAACTGATGACAGTGATTGTGATTGGACAGAAACAAATGAAGGTCAATCAGGTTTCGAGGGTCcaaaaaacagtgaagctcCTGAGAATGACATTGGATCTCCGACAAAGGAACGACCCTTTCCTTGCTCGTATTGTGGTAAAAGATTTAGCCTTAAGGGAAACTTGAATAGACATATAAGAGACCACACTGGTGAAAGACCATTTCCTTGCTCTGGGTGTGATAAGTCATTTAAAGATAGTGGATCACTAACGGCACACATGAGGTGTCACACCGGAGAACAGCCGTACAGCTGCTTATTCTGTGGGAAGAACTTCAGTGGGAGAGGAAACATGACCAGACACATGAGAATCCACAcaggagagaagccatacaccTGCTCAGTGTGTAGTAAAAGTTTCCATGTGAAAGAACACCTTAACAGACACATGAAGTATCACACTGGGGAGAAACCGTTCAGTTGTTCTGTGTGTGGTAAAGGTTGTGCCCagaaaacagatttaaagaaaCACATGAGAGTCCATACCGGAGAGAAACCGTACAGCTGTCCGTTCTGTGGAAAGTGCTGCGCTGAAAAAGGAGACTTGACCAAACACATGAGAGTCCACACCGGAGAAAAACCATTCAGCTGCAATATCTGTGGTAAAAGTTGTGCTCAGAAGGGGAGCTTGAAGATTCACATGAGAgttcacacaggagagaaaccgTTCAGCTGCTCCGTCTGCAGCAAACGTTTCACTGTGACGGGACATCTGAAGAGACACATGAAGCTGCACACAGCCGACAGTCAGGTGACCAAGTCTGCAGATCCATCAGGCAAAGTAAATCATGAAGTTGACACTGAACCGGCAAACAGTCAGGAGGAAAGATGA